The following coding sequences lie in one Sesamum indicum cultivar Zhongzhi No. 13 linkage group LG9, S_indicum_v1.0, whole genome shotgun sequence genomic window:
- the LOC105170705 gene encoding protein indeterminate-domain 9 → MMSAGDGLPSVHPAASMRGFVQAPNPNPSTNPNPNSNPSKRKRNLPGTPDPDAEVIALSPKSLMATNRFVCEICNKGFQRDQNLQLHRRGHNLPWKLKQRTNKEVVRKKVYICPEKTCVHHDPSRALGDLTGIKKHYSRKHGEKKWKCEKCSKKYAVQSDWKAHSKICGTREYKCDCGTIFSRKDSFITHRAFCDALAQENAGLTTPFPSANLNVRSHDELMSGGPNNLQNAGSSRFSGVFRTEIRGFESENQLNLDLQKSRLPMWLDHANSHHLNPIGNPSCSSNASFLVSSTPASCLPAELVQMASSQTQWLSRGQQESLAGGNNINASSSSAWPGSVPREEEENKGNLSEAISSLYYSNNQSQHATNPPPAPMSATALLQKAAQIGSTRSTSSAIFATGFGLMSSPLPSLGSFSSFNQTRNEIHRNLGKGENDNNLSGFMASKSEAENSLTRDFLGMGENENENENQSRRFLQENFDQFASMGHYSRNH, encoded by the exons ATGATGTCTGCAGGTGATGGGCTTCCCTCAGTTCATCCTGCTGCTTCCATGAGAGGCTTCGTTCAAGCTCCCAACCCCAACCCTAGTACTAATCCAAACCCTAATTCAAATCCATCCAAGAGGAAAAGGAATCTTCCAGGAACACCAG ATCCAGATGCAGAAGTGATAGCGCTATCTCCAAAGTCCCTGATGGCAACAAACAGGTTCGTCTGTGAAATCTGCAACAAGGGTTTTCAGAGGGACCAGAACCTGCAGCTACACAGGAGAGGCCACAATCTTCCATGGAAGCTCAAGCAAAGAACCAACAAAGAAGTAGTGAGGAAGAAAGTCTATATTTGCCCTGAAAAAACATGTGTTCATCATGACCCTTCAAGGGCACTCGGGGATTTGACAGGAATCAAGAAACATTACAGCAGAAAACATGGCGAGAAGAAATGGAAGTGTGAGAAATGCTCCAAGAAGTACGCTGTCCAGTCTGATTGGAAAGCTCATAGTAAAATCTGTGGGACTAGAGAATACAAGTGCGACTGCGGAACTATCTTCTCCAG AAAGGATAGCTTTATCACACATAGAGCCTTCTGTGATGCATTAGCCCAAGAAAATGCAGGATTAACTACTCCATTTCCATCTGCAAATTTGAACGTGAGAAGTCATGATGAATTGATGAGTGGGGGGCCAAACAATCTTCAAAATGCTGGAAGCTCCCGTTTTTCTGGGGTGTTTAGGACAGAAATTAGGGGATTCGAATCAGAAAATCAGCTCAATCTTGATTTGCAGAAATCCAGGCTCCCAATGTGGCTAGACCATGCAAATTCTCATCATCTCAACCCCATTGGAAATCCAAGTTGCAGTTCCAATGCTAGTTTCTTGGTATCATCAACTCCAGCCAGCTGCTTGCCTGCAGAACTGGTTCAAATGGCTTCTTCACAGACTCAGTGGTTGAGTAGAGGACAACAGGAATCACTTGCAGGTGGGAACAACATTAATGCTTCATCGTCATCTGCATGGCCTGGATCAGTACCaagagaggaagaagaaaacaaaggaAATTTGTCTGAAGCCATAAGTTCACTTTATTACAGTAACAACCAGAGTCAGCATGCAACCAACCCCCCACCAGCTCCCATGTCTGCTACTGCATTACTACAGAAAGCAGCTCAAATAGGGTCAACCAGGAGCACCAGTTCTGCAATCTTTGCCACTGGTTTTGGGCTCATGAGCTCTCCTCTTCCCAGTCTCGGCAGCTTCAGCTCTTTCAACCAAACCAGAAACGAAATTCATCGGAATCTTGGGAAAGGAGAGAACGACAATAATTTAAGTGGATTCATGGCTTCCAAATCTGAAGCTGAAAACAGTCTCACCAGGGATTTTCTTGGAATGGGAGAAAACGAAAACGAAAACGAAAACCAAAGCCGGCGTTTCTtgcaagaaaattttgatcagTTTGCTTCCATGGGCCATTACAGCAGAAATCACTGA